In Nitrosophilus labii, the following proteins share a genomic window:
- a CDS encoding NFACT RNA binding domain-containing protein, translated as MKYYELNQIVDFLKKFRTISDIYRVDDNVIKIVFDKEPIYFDLTKGNSKIYKREDFVKTKRYNAPFDVVLQKRFKKAKIVDINLLPNDKILRIKVQTSSSYKKEISLLQLEFTGRNTNAIILDEDETVLEALRHIDISTSFREVKPGKKLLPLPPLKKIKKEENRIEDIQKYLYEVYEKEKEAKLRSLKSVKIFSLNKQIEKLKEILYSLEKEEDLLKKASQEELKANLILANMHKIKPYDKEVELKDFEGKSIKVELPLEAKSVSNMADIFFAKAKRFRQKAKNIHIERENLASKIKFLERMANRIEKAKNIEEIEILFPKKESFKAKRAKQQNFEKFVIDGFNVYVGKNEKGNEELLKRAKASDIWMHIKDTPSAHVIIQTNKQNIPSHILNEAAKLCVDFSVDSSGDYLVDYTQRRNVKIKDRAFVNYVNYKTVKVRKV; from the coding sequence GTGAAATATTATGAGTTAAATCAAATTGTAGATTTCTTAAAAAAATTTAGAACCATAAGCGATATTTACAGAGTTGACGACAATGTTATAAAGATAGTTTTCGATAAAGAGCCGATATATTTTGACCTAACAAAAGGAAACTCCAAAATATACAAAAGAGAAGATTTCGTAAAGACAAAAAGATATAATGCTCCATTTGACGTAGTTTTGCAAAAAAGGTTTAAAAAAGCTAAAATCGTAGATATCAATCTTCTTCCAAACGACAAAATTTTAAGGATAAAAGTACAAACCAGCTCTTCATATAAAAAAGAGATTTCTCTTTTGCAACTAGAATTTACCGGAAGAAATACGAATGCCATCATTTTAGATGAAGATGAGACAGTTTTAGAAGCTTTAAGGCATATTGACATATCTACATCTTTTAGAGAGGTAAAACCAGGTAAAAAACTTCTACCCCTTCCTCCTTTGAAAAAGATTAAAAAAGAGGAAAACAGGATAGAAGATATCCAAAAGTACCTTTATGAAGTATATGAAAAAGAGAAAGAGGCAAAACTTCGCTCACTTAAATCTGTTAAAATTTTCTCTTTAAATAAGCAAATAGAGAAGTTAAAAGAGATTTTATACTCTTTAGAAAAAGAGGAGGATCTCTTAAAAAAAGCTTCACAAGAAGAGCTTAAAGCAAACCTGATTTTAGCCAATATGCATAAAATAAAGCCCTATGACAAAGAGGTGGAGCTAAAAGATTTTGAAGGAAAGAGTATAAAAGTAGAGTTACCTTTAGAAGCTAAAAGCGTATCCAATATGGCGGATATCTTTTTCGCAAAAGCTAAAAGATTTAGGCAAAAGGCTAAAAATATACATATTGAGAGAGAAAACCTAGCCTCTAAAATAAAGTTTTTAGAAAGAATGGCAAATAGAATCGAAAAAGCTAAAAATATAGAAGAGATAGAGATTTTGTTTCCCAAAAAAGAGAGTTTTAAAGCAAAAAGGGCAAAACAGCAAAATTTTGAAAAGTTTGTAATTGACGGTTTCAATGTATATGTTGGAAAAAACGAAAAAGGAAATGAAGAGCTTTTAAAAAGGGCGAAAGCGAGCGATATATGGATGCATATAAAAGATACTCCTTCGGCTCACGTGATTATCCAGACAAACAAACAAAATATCCCATCTCATATACTAAACGAAGCGGCAAAACTTTGTGTAGATTTTAGCGTAGATAGTTCAGGTGATTATTTGGTTGATTATACTCAAAGAAGAAATGTAAAAATAAAAGATAGAGCTTTTGTGAATTATGTAAATTATAAAACTGTAAAGGTGAGGAAGGTATAA
- the tpx gene encoding thiol peroxidase encodes MATVTLKGNEVKLSGNEVNVGDKAPEATVVTTDLQEKKVGGAQGNVQMIVVVPSLDTPVCATETRKFNEEAANIEGVDVTVVSMDLPFASKRFCSTEGVENLTVASDYRNRDFGEKYGVVIAEGPLSGILARAIFIIDKDGNVVYKQLVPEITEEPNYEEALEAAKKAANA; translated from the coding sequence ATGGCAACTGTAACGTTGAAAGGTAACGAAGTAAAATTGAGCGGAAACGAGGTAAATGTTGGAGATAAAGCTCCAGAGGCTACTGTAGTTACTACTGACTTGCAAGAGAAAAAAGTTGGAGGGGCTCAGGGTAATGTTCAAATGATCGTAGTTGTTCCTTCTCTTGATACTCCAGTATGTGCTACTGAGACAAGAAAGTTTAACGAAGAGGCTGCAAATATTGAGGGTGTTGACGTAACTGTAGTTTCTATGGACCTTCCATTTGCTAGCAAAAGATTTTGCTCTACTGAAGGTGTTGAAAACTTAACTGTAGCAAGCGATTATAGAAACAGAGATTTCGGCGAAAAATATGGCGTAGTAATAGCTGAGGGACCACTTAGTGGAATTCTAGCAAGAGCAATTTTCATCATCGATAAAGATGGAAATGTAGTTTATAAGCAACTAGTTCCTGAGATTACTGAAGAGCCTAATTACGAAGAGGCATTGGAAGCTGCTAAAAAAGCTGCTAACGCATAA
- the moaC gene encoding cyclic pyranopterin monophosphate synthase MoaC, whose product MKSDLTHLDEKKRPKMVDVGEKSETERVAVASGIIQMSLEAYQAIINQTTKKGAVLHTAIIAAIIGAKKTPDLIPMCHPLLLTSINCDIEELPELPGFKLYVTCKLKGRTGVEMEALTGVSIGLLTIYDMVKAIDKGMVIKNIQLEKKSGGKSGDFVRS is encoded by the coding sequence ATGAAATCTGACCTAACTCATCTTGACGAAAAAAAACGGCCAAAAATGGTTGATGTCGGCGAAAAGAGTGAGACCGAAAGAGTAGCGGTTGCAAGCGGTATAATCCAGATGAGCCTAGAGGCATATCAAGCTATCATAAACCAGACTACTAAAAAAGGTGCAGTTTTGCATACAGCTATCATTGCGGCTATTATAGGCGCTAAAAAAACACCGGATCTTATACCTATGTGCCACCCTCTCCTTCTAACATCTATAAACTGTGATATTGAAGAACTTCCCGAACTTCCTGGATTTAAACTTTATGTAACCTGCAAACTCAAGGGAAGAACCGGCGTGGAAATGGAAGCTTTAACCGGTGTAAGTATCGGACTTTTAACTATTTACGACATGGTAAAAGCTATAGATAAAGGAATGGTTATAAAAAATATTCAACTCGAAAAAAAGAGCGGTGGGAAAAGTGGAGATTTTGTAAGAAGTTAG
- a CDS encoding UDP-N-acetylmuramate dehydrogenase, with protein MKEKIDLKKYSSIKIGPVVDVEIITEIDKKNETFFLIGGANNILVSPYPPPLAKLSKKFDYIKIENGELIIGGATPTGKVVSFCKKNNIAGFEFLSRLPGTIGGAIKMNAGVKEYEIKNVLKWIKTYKGKIYKENLNFGYRKTDIKNIIYEAGFELKEGYNEILRQKLLSLRENQPKEPSAGSVFKNPPGNFAGKLIEDVGLKGYRVGDMAFSKIHANFLVNLGAGTFEEALNLIELAKKMVYEKYKIALEEEIIIVK; from the coding sequence ATGAAAGAAAAGATAGATCTTAAAAAATACTCCTCTATCAAAATAGGACCCGTAGTAGATGTAGAGATTATTACAGAGATAGATAAAAAAAATGAAACCTTTTTTTTAATAGGCGGAGCCAACAATATTTTAGTATCTCCTTATCCTCCTCCTCTTGCTAAGCTCTCAAAAAAATTCGATTATATCAAGATAGAAAACGGTGAGCTTATTATAGGAGGAGCTACGCCAACAGGAAAAGTTGTCTCTTTTTGCAAAAAAAATAATATTGCGGGATTTGAGTTTTTAAGCAGACTTCCGGGAACCATAGGCGGCGCTATAAAGATGAATGCAGGAGTCAAAGAGTATGAGATAAAAAATGTTTTAAAATGGATTAAAACCTATAAAGGCAAGATCTACAAAGAAAACCTAAACTTCGGATATAGAAAAACAGATATTAAAAATATCATTTATGAGGCCGGATTTGAGTTAAAAGAGGGTTACAATGAAATTTTACGGCAAAAACTTCTGTCTCTTAGAGAAAACCAACCAAAAGAGCCAAGTGCTGGAAGCGTTTTTAAAAATCCCCCCGGAAACTTTGCCGGAAAATTGATAGAAGATGTGGGGTTGAAGGGATATAGAGTAGGAGATATGGCTTTTAGCAAAATCCACGCAAATTTTTTAGTAAATTTAGGAGCCGGTACCTTTGAAGAAGCATTAAATCTAATAGAGTTAGCAAAAAAAATGGTATATGAGAAGTATAAAATAGCGCTTGAAGAAGAGATTATAATAGTAAAATGA
- a CDS encoding RBBP9/YdeN family alpha/beta hydrolase, whose protein sequence is MDKYLLFHGWGGSDYPHWQSWLASELAKDYGIVSFPLIHHPHHPNRKKWMSQFKKHLNEFRPTTVICHSLACTVWFALCEEGEIDEVERLLLVAPPGLETDIELLKSFFPSSLPNNLFAKEAKLVVSTNDPYLSLEEAHRFGEELGVDMLFLENAGHINDKSGYGTWPWVLKWAKRDSEVV, encoded by the coding sequence ATGGATAAATATCTTCTTTTTCATGGGTGGGGAGGTAGTGATTATCCCCATTGGCAAAGCTGGCTTGCTTCAGAACTTGCCAAAGATTATGGAATCGTCTCTTTTCCATTGATACATCATCCTCACCATCCAAACAGAAAAAAGTGGATGAGCCAGTTCAAAAAACATCTAAATGAGTTTAGACCAACTACCGTTATATGTCACTCTCTTGCTTGTACGGTTTGGTTTGCATTGTGTGAAGAGGGTGAAATAGATGAGGTAGAGAGGTTGCTTTTAGTAGCACCTCCCGGTCTTGAGACCGATATAGAACTTCTAAAATCTTTTTTCCCCTCATCTTTGCCAAATAATCTTTTTGCAAAAGAGGCAAAACTGGTAGTCTCTACCAATGATCCTTATTTAAGTTTAGAGGAGGCTCATCGATTTGGTGAAGAGTTAGGGGTAGATATGCTTTTTTTAGAAAATGCGGGACATATTAACGATAAAAGCGGATACGGAACATGGCCTTGGGTATTGAAGTGGGCAAAAAGAGATAGCGAGGTAGTATGA
- the tsaD gene encoding tRNA (adenosine(37)-N6)-threonylcarbamoyltransferase complex transferase subunit TsaD, which yields MILSIESSCDDSSIAITDINDYKLIFHKKISQEREHSIYGGVVPELASRLHAVALPKILKQTKEFFPNLKAIAVTNEPGLSVTLMEGVMMAKALSLSLNLPLIGINHLVGHIYSLFIEKEAFFPKSILLVSGGHTMIIQVESYKVMRVEAKSMDDSFGESFDKVAKMLGLGYPGGPIIEKLAQKGDPHRFSFPIPLKNSPKIAFSYSGLKNAVRVAIEELGELSEQDRADIAASFQKAAIEHLLQKTKKVFDIFKPKNFAIVGGASANLALREAFEKECEKRGIFIDFAKMEYCSDNAAMIGRAAIEAYKLGEFSDPLGLKVNPKSSIT from the coding sequence CTGATTTTGAGTATAGAGAGCAGCTGTGATGACAGCTCTATAGCTATAACAGATATTAACGATTATAAACTGATTTTTCACAAAAAGATTTCTCAAGAGAGGGAGCACTCAATTTATGGAGGAGTTGTTCCAGAACTTGCCAGTAGACTCCACGCAGTGGCATTGCCAAAAATCTTGAAACAGACAAAAGAGTTTTTCCCAAATTTAAAGGCAATAGCCGTGACGAATGAACCAGGACTTTCCGTGACTCTTATGGAAGGGGTCATGATGGCAAAAGCTCTTAGCCTATCTTTAAATCTTCCTTTGATAGGGATAAACCATTTAGTAGGACATATATACTCTTTGTTTATAGAAAAAGAGGCCTTCTTTCCAAAGAGTATTCTTCTGGTTTCTGGCGGACATACTATGATCATACAGGTTGAGAGTTACAAGGTTATGAGGGTGGAAGCAAAAAGTATGGATGACAGTTTTGGCGAGAGTTTTGACAAGGTGGCGAAGATGCTTGGATTAGGATATCCAGGAGGCCCAATTATAGAAAAATTGGCACAAAAAGGAGATCCACATAGATTCTCTTTTCCTATACCTCTTAAAAACTCCCCTAAAATCGCTTTTAGCTACTCAGGTCTTAAAAACGCGGTTCGAGTTGCCATAGAGGAGCTGGGAGAATTAAGCGAGCAAGATAGAGCTGACATAGCTGCCTCTTTTCAAAAGGCGGCTATCGAACATCTTTTGCAAAAAACGAAAAAGGTTTTTGATATCTTTAAACCTAAAAATTTTGCTATTGTTGGAGGGGCTAGCGCAAATCTAGCTTTAAGAGAGGCGTTTGAAAAGGAGTGTGAAAAGAGAGGAATTTTTATAGATTTTGCCAAAATGGAGTATTGTAGCGATAATGCGGCTATGATAGGTCGAGCTGCTATAGAGGCTTACAAGCTAGGAGAGTTTAGTGATCCATTGGGATTAAAAGTAAATCCAAAATCTAGCATAACTTAA
- the mobA gene encoding molybdenum cofactor guanylyltransferase MobA, producing MQKILDIPCVIFAGGKSSRMGKDKSLLPFEDSSLVKFQYERLKEIFSEVCISTKIDKFDFKAPMIFDKSDIFAPTVAFKAIFEKFDNFFAISVDTPFVDEEVIKKLINVYKDNKTIDAVIAKTKFPHPLIGIYQKSILPIIKREIEKENYKLGYILKSSNTIFVEFEEEEKFFNINYPDDYKNALLKSTQISHKSNRNSLFLS from the coding sequence TTGCAAAAAATTTTAGATATACCTTGCGTTATATTTGCCGGTGGCAAAAGTTCTCGAATGGGCAAAGATAAATCTTTGCTCCCATTTGAAGATAGCTCTCTCGTAAAATTTCAATATGAAAGACTAAAAGAGATTTTCAGCGAAGTTTGCATATCTACTAAAATAGACAAATTTGATTTTAAAGCTCCTATGATTTTTGACAAAAGTGACATTTTTGCTCCGACGGTCGCTTTTAAAGCGATATTTGAAAAGTTTGATAATTTTTTTGCAATCAGCGTAGATACTCCTTTTGTAGACGAAGAAGTAATTAAAAAGTTAATAAACGTGTATAAAGATAACAAAACTATAGACGCTGTTATCGCTAAAACCAAATTTCCTCATCCGCTTATAGGAATCTACCAAAAATCTATCTTACCTATTATAAAAAGAGAGATAGAAAAAGAAAACTACAAACTAGGCTATATTTTAAAGAGTTCAAACACTATTTTTGTTGAATTTGAAGAAGAGGAGAAGTTTTTCAACATAAACTATCCCGATGATTATAAAAACGCCCTGCTAAAATCTACTCAAATATCGCATAAATCAAATCGAAACTCGCTATTTCTTTCATAA
- the leuC gene encoding 3-isopropylmalate dehydratase large subunit, giving the protein MKQTITEKIFSDHVGREVKAGEIVRCEIDMIIGNDITTPISIKAFRESGAKKLAKPDNFAIVMDHFIPAKDIASANQAKISREFAYEHDLKYFFDEKDMGIEHALLPEKGLIVPGDVIIGADSHTCTHGALGAFATGMGSTDLAFAMITGTNWFKVPESIKVILKGKPGDFIYGKDIILELIRRIGVDGALYKALEFTGDTVVYLSMDDRFSLCNMAIEAGAKNGIIAVDKVTKEFLADKNLKHEPKFHYSDEDANYVQTIEIDVEKLEPVIAFPHLPSNGRPISEAAKMDLKVDQVFIGSCTNGRLSDLAIAAEIVKGKKVARHTRMIVTPATQKILKEAEKLGIIDTLIDAGAVVSNPTCGACLGGYMGILADNERCVSTTNRNFVGRMGARTSEIYLANSAVAAASAIAGKIADPREIN; this is encoded by the coding sequence ATGAAACAAACTATTACTGAAAAAATTTTTAGCGATCATGTAGGACGTGAAGTAAAAGCCGGGGAGATAGTTAGATGTGAAATAGATATGATTATAGGAAACGACATCACAACTCCTATCTCCATAAAAGCATTCAGAGAATCAGGCGCTAAAAAACTTGCAAAGCCGGATAACTTCGCTATCGTTATGGATCACTTTATTCCGGCAAAAGATATAGCAAGCGCAAATCAGGCAAAAATCAGTAGAGAGTTTGCGTATGAACACGATCTTAAATACTTTTTCGACGAAAAAGATATGGGAATTGAGCATGCACTTTTGCCTGAAAAAGGACTCATAGTTCCGGGAGACGTGATAATTGGTGCAGACTCTCATACTTGTACACACGGAGCCTTGGGAGCTTTTGCAACGGGAATGGGTTCAACTGACCTTGCATTTGCTATGATCACTGGAACAAACTGGTTTAAAGTTCCAGAATCTATAAAAGTTATATTGAAAGGAAAGCCCGGTGACTTTATATACGGAAAAGATATTATTTTAGAACTCATCAGAAGAATAGGCGTTGACGGTGCATTATACAAAGCTTTGGAGTTTACAGGAGATACAGTAGTCTATCTAAGTATGGATGATAGATTTAGTCTATGCAATATGGCTATAGAAGCGGGAGCTAAAAACGGTATTATCGCAGTTGACAAGGTAACAAAAGAGTTTTTGGCCGATAAAAACTTAAAACATGAACCAAAGTTCCACTACTCAGATGAAGATGCAAACTATGTACAAACAATAGAGATTGATGTGGAAAAATTAGAACCTGTTATAGCTTTCCCTCATCTTCCTAGCAATGGAAGACCTATAAGCGAAGCAGCGAAAATGGATCTGAAAGTAGATCAAGTTTTCATTGGAAGCTGCACCAACGGAAGGCTAAGTGACCTTGCTATCGCAGCCGAAATAGTAAAAGGCAAAAAAGTAGCGCGCCATACAAGAATGATAGTTACCCCAGCAACTCAAAAAATACTAAAAGAGGCAGAAAAGCTCGGGATTATAGATACTTTGATAGATGCTGGCGCGGTTGTTAGCAATCCAACTTGCGGCGCATGTCTTGGAGGCTATATGGGGATTTTGGCCGATAACGAAAGATGCGTCTCCACTACAAATAGAAACTTTGTAGGAAGAATGGGTGCTAGAACTAGTGAAATTTACTTGGCAAACTCTGCCGTCGCTGCTGCAAGTGCGATTGCAGGAAAGATTGCAGATCCAAGAGAGATAAATTAG
- a CDS encoding Dabb family protein has product MIKHIVFMKFPDFSLAKIAKEKLLSMKGNIEVLKDIEVGLDFSRSERSYDLALVTVFENKDNLEKYRIHPYHQEIVKWLKENNTQTKVVDYEI; this is encoded by the coding sequence ATGATAAAACATATAGTTTTTATGAAGTTTCCTGATTTTAGTTTAGCAAAAATTGCTAAAGAGAAACTTTTAAGCATGAAAGGAAATATCGAGGTTCTAAAAGATATAGAAGTGGGACTTGATTTTTCAAGAAGTGAGAGAAGTTACGACTTGGCTTTAGTTACGGTTTTTGAAAATAAAGATAATTTAGAAAAATATCGTATTCATCCTTATCATCAAGAAATAGTAAAATGGCTAAAAGAAAATAACACACAAACAAAGGTGGTTGATTATGAAATCTGA
- a CDS encoding phosphatidate cytidylyltransferase: MFNIIKDNSQRFVTGSILLAVVLAVGLIDNYFLTWLFFGIVFMFAFYETLKLLKMDSHNNLFFWALMLWLTAYFYPNPDDLFFIVAIIFASFLAYHKDYDTRNFIPFLYPASSFLFLLALYHDFGMNALIWLLIVVASTDIGAFFAGKMFGKTKFCETSPNKTLEGVVGGVVLATSFGSYYALVLVDIPYALIISFLTSVASVFGDLFESYLKRRAEVKDSGNILPGHGGVLDRVDGYLFAAPAMVVLLRGLL; the protein is encoded by the coding sequence ATGTTTAATATTATAAAAGACAACTCTCAAAGGTTTGTAACAGGCTCGATACTTCTTGCAGTTGTTTTGGCTGTTGGGCTGATTGATAACTATTTTCTGACGTGGCTCTTTTTTGGTATAGTTTTTATGTTTGCTTTTTACGAAACATTGAAACTCTTAAAGATGGATAGTCATAACAACCTATTTTTTTGGGCACTGATGCTTTGGCTTACAGCCTATTTTTATCCCAACCCCGATGATCTTTTTTTCATAGTAGCTATAATCTTTGCCTCTTTTTTGGCATATCATAAAGATTACGATACAAGAAACTTTATTCCATTTTTGTATCCGGCTTCTAGTTTTCTTTTTCTTTTAGCACTCTATCACGATTTTGGGATGAATGCTCTTATATGGCTTTTGATAGTGGTGGCTTCCACTGATATTGGAGCCTTTTTTGCAGGAAAAATGTTCGGTAAAACTAAATTTTGCGAAACTTCCCCAAATAAAACTTTAGAAGGTGTCGTAGGAGGGGTTGTGTTGGCAACCTCTTTTGGGAGTTATTATGCTTTGGTTTTGGTGGATATCCCCTATGCGCTTATTATCTCTTTTTTGACATCTGTAGCTAGTGTGTTTGGTGATCTTTTTGAGAGCTATCTAAAAAGAAGAGCAGAAGTGAAAGATAGCGGAAATATCTTGCCCGGACACGGTGGAGTGCTAGACAGAGTAGATGGGTATCTGTTCGCTGCTCCTGCTATGGTTGTACTTCTTAGAGGACTTTTATAA
- the dxr gene encoding 1-deoxy-D-xylulose-5-phosphate reductoisomerase, which yields MVVLGSTGSIGVNTLNIAREFDIGIEVLVAGNNVKLLQKQIDEFKPEIVVVGKKELARKILHKNVLYGEEGILEAIEKCKSQTVVNALVGFLGLKPTLKAIECGKKVALANKESLVVAGKFIDISKIHPIDSEHFGLWYLLKGTKEHSLTSSIDRLIITASGGAFRDWPVERLKNATVEDALNHPNWSMGKKITVDSATMVNKLFELLEAKWLFDTTRLDAIIETKSIIHAIVDFVDGTSLLHAAYADMRLPIAFALLKSVKKEIVKKIDFTDIKSLEFKKIEESRYPVWQIKDKLLNRADLGVVVNAANEVAVEAFLRKKISFLKISKIILDSVAAFENIELKNLDDIFTADKEVRFFAENLI from the coding sequence ATTGTTGTTTTAGGTTCTACCGGCTCTATTGGGGTTAATACGCTAAATATCGCTAGAGAGTTTGATATAGGGATAGAGGTTTTGGTAGCCGGCAATAACGTTAAACTTTTACAAAAGCAGATAGATGAGTTTAAACCTGAAATAGTCGTTGTTGGTAAAAAAGAGCTTGCAAGAAAAATTCTTCATAAAAACGTTTTATATGGCGAAGAAGGTATTTTAGAGGCGATAGAGAAATGCAAATCCCAAACAGTTGTAAACGCACTTGTCGGTTTCTTGGGACTAAAACCCACTTTAAAAGCGATAGAGTGCGGTAAAAAAGTGGCTTTGGCAAATAAAGAGTCTTTGGTTGTTGCCGGTAAATTTATCGATATTTCAAAAATTCATCCTATAGATAGCGAACATTTTGGATTATGGTATCTTTTAAAAGGAACAAAAGAACATAGTCTGACTTCATCAATAGATCGCCTAATTATTACTGCTAGCGGCGGAGCTTTCAGAGATTGGCCGGTCGAAAGATTAAAAAACGCAACGGTAGAAGATGCTCTCAATCATCCAAACTGGTCTATGGGTAAGAAAATTACAGTAGATAGTGCGACTATGGTTAATAAACTTTTTGAGCTTTTGGAGGCTAAATGGCTTTTTGATACGACAAGATTGGATGCTATCATTGAGACAAAATCGATTATTCACGCTATTGTAGATTTTGTTGACGGAACTTCACTTTTGCACGCGGCTTATGCCGATATGAGACTGCCTATAGCTTTTGCCCTTTTAAAAAGTGTGAAAAAAGAGATAGTTAAAAAGATTGATTTTACAGATATTAAAAGTTTGGAGTTTAAAAAGATAGAAGAGTCTAGATATCCGGTTTGGCAAATCAAAGACAAGCTTTTAAATAGGGCCGACTTGGGAGTGGTAGTAAATGCTGCCAATGAGGTGGCTGTTGAGGCCTTTTTGAGAAAAAAAATCTCTTTTTTAAAGATTTCTAAAATCATATTGGACTCTGTTGCAGCGTTTGAAAATATAGAGCTGAAAAATTTGGATGATATATTCACTGCAGACAAAGAGGTGAGGTTTTTTGCCGAAAATTTAATCTAA
- a CDS encoding Uma2 family endonuclease has protein sequence MSINPPKYAYEDYKLWQGDWELIEGYPFAMSLSPSGKHQKLMSKLLRVFDEELENCECDVYPKLDWIVDEKNVVRPDLAIYCEDIEEYPKTTPKIIIEIVSKSSATKDEDIKFELYAKEGVKYYIF, from the coding sequence ATGAGTATAAATCCTCCAAAATATGCATATGAAGATTATAAGCTTTGGCAAGGAGATTGGGAGTTGATTGAGGGTTATCCTTTTGCAATGTCTCTAAGTCCCAGCGGAAAACATCAAAAATTAATGTCAAAACTTTTAAGAGTATTTGATGAAGAGTTAGAAAATTGTGAATGTGATGTTTATCCTAAGCTTGATTGGATAGTGGACGAAAAAAATGTTGTAAGGCCGGATTTGGCAATATATTGCGAAGATATTGAAGAATATCCAAAAACTACTCCAAAAATTATTATTGAAATAGTATCAAAATCTAGCGCTACTAAAGATGAAGATATAAAATTTGAACTTTATGCAAAAGAGGGTGTTAAATATTATATATTTTAG
- the sfsA gene encoding DNA/RNA nuclease SfsA, translating to MILFDLKSLGQLTTGFLIVRKNRFLATVNVKDKTKKVHIADTGRLEEILTPSRELLLLKNREGLKTHYTLLAAKMEEGWVLINTKLHSQIAYEAIKNGILGFVPQDIKKEVSYKKSRFDYLVDNALVELKGCSLVEKNICLFPNAPTSRGVKHLKELIEAKNEGYNAFLLIMAVRKCNCFQPHPFRDEEFKKVFWEALQKGIEFKGFFVKIDENLNVIYNGELSLCKKF from the coding sequence ATGATACTATTTGACCTCAAATCATTAGGACAACTAACTACAGGCTTTTTAATAGTAAGAAAAAACCGTTTCTTAGCTACCGTAAACGTAAAAGACAAAACCAAAAAAGTTCATATCGCAGATACGGGAAGACTTGAAGAGATACTTACTCCTTCCCGAGAACTTCTTTTACTAAAAAATAGAGAAGGATTAAAAACCCACTACACTCTTTTGGCCGCGAAAATGGAAGAGGGGTGGGTTTTGATAAACACTAAACTTCACTCTCAAATAGCGTATGAAGCCATAAAAAACGGCATTTTGGGTTTTGTCCCACAGGATATAAAAAAAGAGGTTTCGTATAAAAAGAGTAGATTCGACTATCTAGTTGATAATGCCTTGGTCGAACTAAAAGGATGCTCTTTGGTTGAAAAAAATATATGTCTCTTTCCAAACGCTCCAACTTCAAGGGGCGTTAAACACTTAAAAGAGCTTATAGAAGCCAAAAATGAAGGATATAACGCTTTTTTGCTCATTATGGCGGTTAGAAAATGTAACTGCTTTCAACCGCATCCATTTCGCGACGAAGAGTTTAAAAAAGTTTTTTGGGAAGCTTTGCAAAAAGGAATCGAGTTTAAAGGATTTTTTGTTAAAATAGATGAAAACCTAAACGTAATTTATAATGGGGAGTTAAGTCTTTGCAAAAAATTTTAG
- a CDS encoding type II toxin-antitoxin system PemK/MazF family toxin has product MEFKKGDIVLVDLNPKKGEEIGKIRPAVVMSEDILNSELDVILVVPLSTKLVDKAYPYRIRAKKRENLEQDSDILIYHLRAVSKKRVIKKIAKLKDEEMDILKKAICEIL; this is encoded by the coding sequence ATGGAGTTTAAAAAAGGAGATATTGTTTTAGTAGATCTAAACCCTAAAAAAGGCGAGGAGATTGGTAAAATTAGACCCGCCGTTGTAATGAGCGAAGATATTTTAAATAGCGAGCTTGATGTGATTTTGGTTGTTCCTTTGTCAACAAAACTTGTCGATAAAGCTTATCCTTATAGAATAAGAGCGAAAAAAAGAGAGAATTTAGAGCAAGATAGCGATATTTTGATATACCATTTAAGAGCTGTGAGTAAGAAACGAGTTATCAAAAAAATTGCAAAATTAAAAGATGAAGAGATGGATATTTTAAAAAAGGCGATATGTGAAATATTATGA